A region of Salvelinus alpinus chromosome 24, SLU_Salpinus.1, whole genome shotgun sequence DNA encodes the following proteins:
- the LOC139552203 gene encoding interleukin-6 receptor subunit beta-like: MHFLHKPLPYLLFGVIFEYFTTLCSPLQVSPVSCGSKNISSYYGHCVTSQEGVRELVCFVPLGLSRNVGECEWTPRKHIVNQTHRYTLIIEQKMIHYCRMFANISGTSQTFNLSKKRNMTAHVFDESDPKGCTKNLFRGSPQQLVRCAPPSNVNLNRHSRQLDIQASWRKEENKYIALYSVRYKDLKSQSWKEPLVQSKDSNRCTLGNLNSSLSYVVQIQCVANDKCTQCPWSKNFTVPPELTDKPVIEMVEDFPQTKGSRLVIIKWKFAASELAEGYGVTVGKASGEDPIEAFNTSRTLLRLALSHSAYHLTITALNKAGTSPAAQRTIPPLDDKDLYGKLNVTFNGNMSFTVSWVDDLIKTYSCFSVEWWRRGEKAAHKSFYEDENNYEVIHLEEPLELYKKYTFTLHTRPHKEPCNLKFINNSENTYGSIQAFFTEGSPISAPGNISSSNVSQSSMVLEWTAVPEEDNRGFLLGYFLHYTDRLQDWTDTEPNITVDAGSTSYELVDLQSSTMYRVQLSAFTGAGMGVRSSAAYFETKPEASLTVSGVIAGTIVGVTLLLLVVHLSSQLLKRAKKRLWPNIPNPGNSNAIQKIVGVCDLELLELINRQMLKEEEGESNSLHIVDGREEMSLVGNLHRNADSCLHLNTDHEESQGPSLSTIATDRAQDPTSDTITSIPTDMRQTDPVLISTVAHQCHPLAFLSDYTTMELFQQAMPQCVPTNTSSSSLSSLESQDQLSQISQARSVKPDQS, encoded by the exons GTGTTATCTTTGAATATTTTACCACACTCTGTTCCCCTCTCCAAGTTTCTCCAG TGTCCTGTGGGTCCAAGAATATCTCTTCATATTATGGACACTGTGTCACATCCCAAG AGGGAGTCCGTGAATTAGTTTGCTTTGTACCTCTGGGCTTAAGTAGGAATGTCGGGGAATGTGAGTGGACACCTAGAAAGCacattgtcaaccaaacacacagatacacactcatTATAGAACA GAAAATGATTCACTATTGCAGAATGTTTGCAAACATATCAGGGACATCTCAGACTTTTAATCTGTCAAAAAAGCGCAACATGACGGCTCATGTGTTTGACGAGAGTGATCCGAAGGGCTGCACAAAGAACCTTTTCAGAGGTTCACCTCAACAATTGG TTCGATGCGCCCCCCCATCTAATGTCAACTTAAATCGCCATTCAAGACAGCTGGATATCCAGGCTTcctggaggaaggaggagaacAAATATATTGCGCTGTACTCTGTGAGGTACAAGGACCTGAAGAGCCAATCATGGAAAGAG CCACTAGTGCAATCCAAGGATAGCAATAGGTGCACTCTGGGTAATCTTAACTCCTCACTGTCCTATGTGGTGCAAATACAGTGTGTGGCCAACGACAAATGTACACAGTGCCCCTGGAGCAAGAATTTCACTGTTCCACCTG AACTTACTGATAAGCCTGTCATTGAGATGGTAGAAGATTTTCCACAAACCAAAGGAAGTAGATTAGTGATCATAAAATGGAAG TTTGCAGCCAGTGAGTTAGCGGAGGGCTACGGTGTGACAGTGGGGAAGGCCTCAGGAGAGGACCCCATTGAGGCCTTCAACACGAGCAGGACCCTACTCAGACTGGCTCTGTCTCACTCAGCCTACCACCTCACCATCACAGCCCTCAACAAGGCTGGGACCTCACCTGCAGCACAAAGGACAATACCTCCACTGGACGACAAAG ACCTATATGGGAAGCTGAATGTGACATTCAATGGCAACATGTCCTTCACTGTCTCCTGGGTGGATGACCTGATCAAAACCTACTCCTGCTTCTCagtggagtggtggaggagaggagagaaagctgCTCACAAGTCCTTCTATGAGGATGAGAACAACTATGAAGTCATACACTTGGAGG AGCCATTAGAGCTGTATAAGAAGTACACCTTCACTCTGCACACAAGGCCACATAAAGAGCCTTGCAACCTGAAGTTCATCAACAACAGCGAGAACACCTATGGGAGCATCCAGGCCTTCTTCACTGAAGGAT CCCCCATCAGTGCCCCAGGGAACATCAGCAGCAGTAATGTTAGTCAGAGTTCCATGGTGCTGGAGTGGACAGCCGTCCCCGAGGAGGACAACAGAGGTTTCCTGCTGGGCTACTTCCTCCATTACACAGACAGGCTGCAGGACTGGACAGATACTGAACCAA ACATCACTGTGGATGCTGGTTCAACTAGCTATGAGTTGGTAGACCTACAGAGCAGTACTATGTACCGGGTCCAGTTGTCTGCCTTCACTGGTGCAGGAATGGGAGTGAGAAGCTCAGCTGCATACTTTGAAACCAAACCTGAAG CATCCCTGACGGTGAGTGGTGTGATAGCAGGGACCATTGTTGGAGTAACTTTACTCTTACTGGTGGTTCATCTCAGCTCTCAGCTGTTAAAAAG AGCAAAGAAACGACTTTGGCCGAATATCCCCAATCCAGGTAACAGCAATGCCATCCAGAAAATAGTTGGGGTCTGTGATCTG GAACTCCTGGAGCTCATCAACCGACAGATgttgaaggaagaggagggggaatcCAACAGTCTACACATTGTCGATGGAAGAGAAGAAATGTCTCTCGTTGGCAACCTCCATCGCAATGCTGACTCCTGTCTACACCTCAACACAGACCATGAGGAGAGCCAAGGGCCTTCTCTGTCAACCATAGCCACAGACAGAGCTCAAGATCCAACTTCTGACACCATTACATCTATTCCCACAGACATGAGACAGACGGACCCTGTCCTCATCAGTACGGTGGCCCACCAGTGCCACCCTTTGGCCTTTCTAAGTGATTACACCACCATGGAACTCTTCCAACAGGCTATGCCACAGTGTGTTCCAACCAATACGTCGTCATCATCATTGTCATCATTGGAATCCCAGGATCAGTTAAGCCAGATCAGTCAAGCCAGATCAGTCAAGCCAGACCAGAGTTAG